From Arcobacter sp. CECT 8983, the proteins below share one genomic window:
- the argH gene encoding argininosuccinate lyase: protein MSNQNEQILKNTNAQILDEFNASIMFDKELYSQDIRGSIAHSQMLCEQGVLTKEEQEAIEKGLLQVKEEIESGNFEFTLATEDIHMAVESRLTEIIGEPGKKLHTARSRNDQVATDFRLYVQEKSLSIKSQLKEIVNTFVNVASKHTETLIPGMTHLQHAQPLNFGYHLLAYANMFKRDYERFESSYERNNYSPLGSAALAGTPHNINRNSTCEKLGFKAPTAHAMDTVSDRDFALEILFNISTCMMHISRISEELITWSSYEFQFVRMSDEYATTSSIMPQKKNPDVPELLRGKTGRVYGNLISLLTVMKGLPLAYNKDTQEDKEGVFDSVKTVEISLSILNEVIKTMIVNVDKMQAACKIGHLSATDLADFLVQKQNMPFRTAYYITKDVVACANSLNKDISELTIDEIRSSNDELKNIDEEIIMYLDLRNSMNARTSFGGTSTQQTQNQIEIFENWLQNK from the coding sequence ATGTCAAATCAAAATGAACAAATACTAAAAAATACAAATGCACAAATTTTAGATGAGTTTAATGCCTCAATAATGTTTGATAAAGAGTTATACTCTCAAGATATAAGAGGAAGTATTGCTCATTCACAAATGCTTTGTGAACAAGGTGTTTTAACAAAAGAAGAACAAGAAGCTATTGAAAAAGGTTTATTGCAAGTAAAAGAAGAAATAGAGTCTGGAAATTTTGAATTCACTTTAGCAACTGAAGATATTCATATGGCTGTTGAGTCAAGGCTTACTGAAATTATAGGAGAGCCTGGGAAAAAACTTCATACTGCAAGAAGCAGAAATGACCAAGTTGCAACTGATTTTAGACTTTATGTTCAAGAAAAATCTTTATCTATTAAATCTCAGTTAAAAGAAATAGTTAATACTTTTGTAAATGTTGCAAGCAAACATACAGAAACTTTAATCCCTGGAATGACACATTTACAACATGCACAACCTTTAAATTTTGGTTATCATCTTCTTGCTTATGCAAATATGTTTAAACGAGATTATGAGAGATTTGAAAGTTCATATGAAAGAAACAATTATTCTCCTCTAGGAAGTGCAGCATTAGCAGGAACTCCACATAATATTAATAGAAATTCAACTTGTGAAAAGTTAGGTTTCAAAGCTCCAACTGCTCATGCCATGGATACAGTTTCTGATAGAGATTTTGCTTTAGAGATTTTATTTAATATCTCTACTTGTATGATGCATATTTCAAGAATCTCTGAAGAGCTTATTACTTGGTCTTCTTATGAGTTCCAATTTGTAAGAATGAGTGATGAGTATGCCACAACATCTTCAATTATGCCTCAAAAGAAAAACCCTGATGTACCAGAACTTTTAAGAGGTAAAACAGGAAGAGTTTATGGAAACTTAATTTCTCTTCTTACTGTTATGAAAGGTTTACCTTTAGCATATAACAAAGATACCCAAGAAGATAAAGAGGGTGTTTTTGATTCTGTTAAGACAGTTGAAATTTCACTATCAATTTTAAATGAAGTTATTAAAACTATGATTGTAAATGTAGATAAAATGCAAGCAGCTTGTAAAATTGGACATTTAAGTGCTACTGATTTAGCAGACTTTTTAGTTCAAAAACAAAACATGCCATTTAGAACAGCTTATTATATTACTAAAGATGTGGTAGCATGTGCAAACTCTTTAAATAAAGATATAAGTGAACTTACAATTGATGAAATAAGAAGTTCAAATGATGAGTTAAAAAATATAGATGAAGAAATTATTATGTATTTAGATTTAAGAAACTCTATGAATGCAAGAACAAGTTTTGGTGGTACATCAACACAACAAACTCAAAACCAGATTGAAATTTTTGAGAATTGGTTACAAAATAAATAA